A genomic region of Brevibacillus sp. JNUCC-41 contains the following coding sequences:
- a CDS encoding CPCC family cysteine-rich protein: MKYTCPCCGYKTLDEEPPGTYEICKICFWEDDGVQYSDPDYEGGANIPSLRQAQKNYLGFGACEERCIEFVRKPNEKDGKDPVWKPLI; encoded by the coding sequence ATGAAATATACTTGTCCTTGCTGTGGCTATAAAACATTAGATGAAGAACCTCCTGGAACATATGAAATTTGTAAAATTTGTTTTTGGGAAGATGATGGAGTTCAATATAGTGACCCAGATTATGAGGGTGGTGCCAATATCCCATCTTTAAGGCAAGCACAAAAAAACTATCTTGGGTTTGGTGCTTGTGAGGAAAGGTGTATTGAGTTTGTAAGAAAACCTAATGAGAAAGACGGAAAGGACCCTGTTTGGAAACCCTTAATTTAA
- a CDS encoding helix-turn-helix domain-containing protein, producing MPKNIEDYPMILTAVHLSEILMVSKPTAYELMEQKSFPLIKLGRSKRVLRDEFFNWLTQQQVSSL from the coding sequence ATGCCTAAAAACATCGAAGATTATCCAATGATCCTAACAGCCGTACATTTATCTGAAATTTTAATGGTATCTAAGCCAACCGCTTATGAGTTAATGGAACAAAAATCATTTCCACTTATTAAATTAGGTCGCAGTAAACGTGTGCTCCGTGATGAGTTTTTTAACTGGCTGACTCAGCAACAAGTGAGCAGCTTATAA
- a CDS encoding alpha/beta hydrolase: MSLRKGTIKEYMFKSEALAEESELLVYLPANFSPLYKYSLVIAQDGRDYFQMGRIGRVADELLGNDEIENIIIVGIPYKDRFDRRRKYHPDGEQHIAYIRFLAHELVPFLDDEFPTYQMGHGRTLIGDSLGGTVSLLAALQYPHTFGKCIMQSPLANEAVMDAVRNFEDPHLLELYHVIGTGETAVPTTEGNKANFIEPNRELHKLINQKGFPCFYEEFEGNHTWKYWQADLKRALLEMF; encoded by the coding sequence ATGAGTTTACGCAAAGGCACAATTAAAGAGTACATGTTTAAAAGCGAAGCTTTAGCAGAAGAATCGGAACTGCTTGTTTACTTGCCTGCTAATTTTTCGCCATTGTATAAATATTCGCTTGTGATTGCTCAGGATGGCCGTGATTATTTTCAAATGGGCCGAATTGGTCGGGTAGCAGATGAACTGTTAGGGAACGATGAGATCGAGAATATCATCATTGTCGGAATTCCCTATAAAGACCGCTTTGACCGCAGGCGCAAATATCATCCGGACGGGGAACAGCACATTGCATACATACGTTTTCTTGCCCATGAACTTGTCCCGTTTTTAGATGATGAATTCCCAACCTATCAAATGGGACATGGTCGAACTTTGATCGGTGACTCTCTTGGCGGTACAGTTTCTTTATTGGCCGCTTTGCAGTACCCGCATACATTCGGGAAATGCATCATGCAGTCGCCACTTGCCAATGAAGCAGTAATGGACGCTGTACGTAATTTTGAGGATCCGCATCTCCTCGAACTTTATCATGTGATCGGGACTGGTGAAACAGCTGTTCCGACGACGGAGGGCAACAAGGCAAACTTCATAGAACCAAATAGGGAATTGCATAAATTAATAAACCAAAAAGGATTTCCTTGCTTCTATGAAGAATTTGAAGGTAATCATACCTGGAAATACTGGCAGGCAGATTTAAAACGAGCACTATTGGAAATGTTCTAA
- a CDS encoding site-specific integrase translates to MKGTVKQRGNTWSYIVDIGRDPITGKRRQKTKSGFPRKKDAQAALRKIQTELDEDRFVDPSKESFSSYMDFWFTSHYQKRITETTASSRKYLMDKHLIRENPFANKMLSKITTEDIDVFYNLKLDEEYSTSTIRKLHQLLNQAFDQAVKWKKISFNPVINADPPSVKKEEMKIWSFDEIDSFLNQCKGERHYLTFLIAIYTGMRKGELLGLKWSDIDFEKKVIRIQRSLSHIPNKGYRLSTLKTKKSKRQVPIQDFLIKALKAHKERQETQRKRIGELYQDQNLVICTEIGTFQDPRNVLRVMKRISKAANVTPIRFHDFRHTHASILISEGVDIVKVAARLGHSDPTITLEHYAHMMPNQDDEVADIFHNALQKSR, encoded by the coding sequence ATGAAAGGCACTGTTAAACAAAGAGGAAATACTTGGTCATATATTGTAGACATAGGAAGAGACCCGATTACAGGTAAACGAAGACAAAAAACAAAGAGTGGATTTCCTCGAAAAAAAGATGCACAAGCTGCTCTTCGAAAGATTCAGACTGAACTGGATGAAGATCGATTTGTCGATCCGAGCAAAGAATCCTTTTCATCCTATATGGATTTTTGGTTTACGTCCCATTATCAAAAAAGGATTACAGAAACAACGGCCTCAAGCAGAAAGTATTTGATGGATAAGCACTTAATACGAGAAAATCCTTTTGCCAACAAAATGCTTTCAAAAATTACGACCGAAGATATCGATGTTTTTTATAACCTCAAATTAGATGAGGAGTATAGTACGAGTACCATACGAAAATTACACCAGTTGTTAAATCAGGCCTTCGATCAAGCTGTAAAGTGGAAAAAGATTAGTTTCAATCCGGTGATTAATGCTGATCCACCCTCGGTGAAAAAAGAAGAAATGAAGATATGGTCCTTTGATGAGATTGATTCGTTCCTTAATCAATGCAAGGGAGAACGACATTATCTAACCTTCTTAATCGCCATTTATACGGGTATGAGGAAAGGTGAGCTCCTTGGGTTAAAATGGAGCGATATTGACTTTGAAAAAAAAGTCATCCGGATACAACGGTCCCTTTCTCACATTCCTAATAAAGGGTATCGTTTATCCACGCTGAAAACGAAAAAATCAAAACGGCAGGTTCCGATTCAAGATTTCCTGATCAAGGCATTAAAGGCTCATAAGGAACGACAAGAAACCCAGAGAAAAAGAATTGGGGAACTTTATCAAGATCAGAACTTAGTCATTTGTACGGAGATTGGCACCTTTCAAGATCCACGGAACGTGTTACGTGTGATGAAGCGTATCAGTAAAGCGGCTAACGTAACACCCATTCGGTTTCACGATTTCCGGCACACACACGCTTCCATCTTGATCTCTGAAGGGGTAGATATCGTCAAAGTAGCGGCTCGTTTAGGACATTCGGATCCTACCATCACGTTAGAGCATTACGCCCATATGATGCCCAACCAAGATGATGAAGTGGCTGATATTTTCCACAACGCCCTTCAGAAGTCCCGTTAG
- a CDS encoding GNAT family N-acetyltransferase, with protein MFVKIAENSQELENAYMIRKKVFVQEQNVPLEEEIDEYEQESTHFVLYDEQNQPIGAGRFRVIDNIGKVQRICVLSSGRRNGAGAMIMNAIEEYAIEQEVPQLKLDSQVHAIPFYSKLGYEIVSDEFMDAGIAHKTMKKTILR; from the coding sequence GTGTTTGTAAAAATCGCAGAGAACAGCCAAGAGCTTGAAAATGCATATATGATTCGAAAAAAAGTGTTCGTCCAAGAACAAAACGTCCCTCTTGAAGAAGAGATCGATGAATATGAACAAGAGTCCACTCATTTCGTTTTATATGATGAGCAGAATCAGCCAATTGGTGCCGGCCGCTTCAGGGTCATTGACAACATCGGTAAAGTACAGCGCATTTGTGTACTATCCTCGGGCCGTAGGAATGGTGCCGGCGCCATGATCATGAATGCCATCGAGGAATACGCCATCGAGCAGGAAGTGCCTCAATTGAAGCTTGATTCCCAGGTGCATGCTATCCCTTTCTATTCAAAATTAGGGTATGAGATCGTATCCGACGAATTCATGGATGCTGGCATTGCTCATAAAACGATGAAGAAAACCATTTTACGATAA
- a CDS encoding phosphatidylglycerophosphatase A family protein: MADVHVHSREVTKAAKRTLLERGVSVEAIAKIVYELQIPYKADLKLEECIHSVERVLLKREIQHAILVGVELDKLAEQKKLSEPLQSIVESDEGLFGVDETIAFGAVLGYGSIAVTTFGHLDKNKIGVIHELDKKQEGIVHTFLDDIVASIAASAASRLAHRLRDEEESLTEQEKDIQEEEELIG; this comes from the coding sequence ATGGCAGATGTACATGTACACAGCAGGGAAGTAACAAAGGCGGCTAAACGAACATTATTGGAGCGCGGTGTCAGTGTAGAGGCAATTGCAAAAATCGTTTATGAATTGCAGATCCCGTACAAAGCTGATCTTAAGCTGGAGGAATGCATCCACAGCGTTGAGCGTGTCCTGTTGAAAAGGGAAATTCAACATGCCATTTTAGTCGGTGTGGAGCTGGATAAACTGGCAGAGCAAAAAAAGCTATCAGAACCCCTGCAATCAATCGTTGAGTCTGATGAAGGGCTATTCGGAGTGGATGAAACGATTGCCTTTGGTGCAGTACTCGGTTACGGAAGCATTGCTGTAACGACCTTTGGCCATTTGGATAAAAATAAAATAGGCGTCATACACGAACTTGATAAGAAGCAAGAAGGAATCGTGCATACCTTCCTGGATGATATCGTTGCAAGCATTGCCGCGAGTGCCGCCTCAAGGTTAGCTCATCGTCTGAGGGATGAAGAAGAATCGTTAACCGAACAGGAAAAGGACATCCAGGAAGAAGAAGAGTTAATAGGTTGA
- a CDS encoding IS1595 family transposase, with protein MWENVYEGFNDLTKSQQMTLFEAIKQDLFLEETNRIDKLLESIREARFASGIGCVHCGSTSVKRNGKYRTRQRYLCKDCNKTFNDMTNTPFSGSKHPEKWVKYIELMIEGVTLPKIAKRLKIHISTAFYWRHKILNALGSLGFKQLEGIVESDETFFRESLKGCRVINHRKPKKRGEKDKKRGISNLKVAVVVAQDRNGNMIARKAGTGRVKAEEIDAVIGDFIHPSALLCTDTATNYKKFAKIKGLLHETINERQKQRVKKGIYHIQHVNNFHNRLKGWMERFQGVGTYYLDNYLYWFRWLEIGKNMAFDKRVEQMLISACQRSNYHTVETLRS; from the coding sequence ATGTGGGAAAATGTATACGAAGGTTTCAACGATTTAACTAAGTCACAGCAAATGACTTTATTTGAGGCAATAAAACAAGATTTGTTTCTAGAAGAAACTAATAGAATTGATAAATTGCTGGAATCTATACGTGAAGCTCGATTTGCTTCAGGAATAGGTTGCGTTCATTGTGGAAGTACATCTGTAAAACGCAATGGGAAATATCGTACAAGGCAACGCTATTTATGTAAGGATTGCAATAAAACTTTCAATGATATGACTAATACTCCATTTTCAGGCTCAAAACATCCAGAAAAGTGGGTGAAATATATTGAGCTTATGATTGAGGGTGTTACTTTACCCAAGATCGCTAAACGCTTAAAAATACATATTTCCACTGCATTCTATTGGAGACATAAAATCTTGAACGCACTAGGTAGCCTCGGCTTCAAACAATTAGAAGGAATTGTCGAGAGTGATGAAACATTCTTTCGTGAGTCTTTAAAAGGGTGCCGTGTGATCAACCATAGAAAACCAAAAAAAAGAGGAGAAAAAGATAAAAAAAGAGGAATTTCAAATCTTAAGGTTGCCGTAGTAGTGGCTCAAGACCGCAATGGAAATATGATTGCACGTAAAGCAGGTACAGGGCGGGTTAAAGCCGAAGAAATTGATGCAGTGATAGGTGATTTTATTCACCCATCTGCTTTGTTATGCACTGATACCGCTACAAACTATAAAAAATTCGCTAAGATAAAAGGCTTGTTGCACGAGACGATTAATGAACGTCAGAAGCAACGTGTGAAAAAAGGCATCTATCATATACAGCACGTTAATAACTTTCACAACAGACTAAAGGGTTGGATGGAGCGTTTTCAAGGAGTCGGAACATATTATCTGGATAATTACCTTTACTGGTTTCGCTGGCTAGAAATAGGAAAGAATATGGCATTTGATAAACGTGTTGAACAAATGCTTATTTCAGCTTGCCAAAGATCTAATTATCATACTGTTGAGACGCTCAGAAGTTAA
- a CDS encoding SMI1/KNR4 family protein, with the protein MVKSIWEASNDEYMLQPLTDEIIKKAEELFNVTLPNSYIAILKQQNGGQPICNAHPSPVPTVWGETFVIVEHIKGIGAGNGILENDYYIKEWELPEGLILFNGDGHTWLAFDYRDATSAPPIVYVDVDLEQTIQIADSFEEFLKNLYLENEEFDCEGMEVRVYSKQEFETFIQEDNIDELIYAIPDLAQGDVDLKWFGNQLLTLSHYDDENVRRMVANSVWNSLTYRLDDEILHSLIENFKNDDDSEVRMYADLALEQMNYSYEQLKEDVYKRERVGFAFQDIIYHVNEHSNQWHLSDYQSDLQSFDSIEELLEQSMFDGKSLQEVWSHIKKVY; encoded by the coding sequence TTGGTAAAAAGTATATGGGAAGCAAGTAATGACGAGTATATGTTACAACCATTAACAGACGAAATCATAAAAAAAGCAGAAGAATTATTTAATGTAACGTTACCAAACTCGTACATTGCTATTCTTAAGCAACAAAATGGGGGGCAGCCTATCTGTAATGCTCACCCTTCTCCTGTTCCAACGGTCTGGGGTGAAACTTTTGTTATAGTGGAACACATTAAAGGGATTGGTGCCGGGAATGGAATCCTTGAAAATGATTATTACATAAAAGAATGGGAACTGCCGGAAGGTCTTATTTTATTCAATGGAGACGGTCATACTTGGCTCGCATTTGATTACCGCGATGCCACCTCTGCTCCCCCCATTGTTTATGTAGACGTTGATTTGGAACAAACTATACAAATCGCAGACAGCTTTGAAGAATTTCTAAAAAACCTATACCTTGAAAATGAGGAATTTGATTGTGAGGGAATGGAGGTAAGGGTATACAGTAAACAAGAATTTGAAACGTTTATACAAGAAGATAATATAGATGAATTAATATATGCTATACCGGACCTAGCACAAGGCGATGTGGATTTGAAGTGGTTTGGAAATCAACTTTTAACGTTAAGTCATTATGACGACGAAAATGTGAGAAGAATGGTTGCTAACAGTGTTTGGAATTCTCTTACATATAGATTGGATGATGAAATTCTACATTCATTGATAGAAAATTTTAAGAATGATGATGATAGTGAAGTTCGAATGTATGCTGACCTTGCTCTTGAACAAATGAACTATTCATATGAACAGCTAAAAGAAGATGTCTATAAGAGAGAAAGGGTCGGTTTTGCTTTTCAAGATATAATATATCACGTCAACGAACATTCCAATCAATGGCATCTATCTGACTACCAATCTGATTTGCAATCGTTTGATTCGATTGAGGAGTTATTAGAACAATCCATGTTTGACGGGAAGTCATTACAAGAAGTATGGAGCCATATTAAAAAGGTTTATTAG
- a CDS encoding YjcG family protein, producing MKYGVAIFPSKKLQDLANSYRKRYDTKYAFIPPHLTLKPTFEATDMEISTIAEQLKGIAQKCSPFTMSVTKTKSFQPVSNTIYFKVELSEGLQELHDALNNEDFIKSESEYAFVPHITIAQDLSDNEHSDVLGQLSMLDISHEEEVKRVHLLYQLEDGAWTVYETFRLGAE from the coding sequence ATGAAATATGGTGTTGCAATTTTCCCTTCAAAAAAACTTCAAGATTTAGCTAACTCCTATCGCAAACGGTATGATACGAAATATGCTTTCATACCACCGCATCTGACGCTTAAACCAACGTTCGAAGCGACTGACATGGAAATTTCAACAATCGCGGAACAATTAAAAGGCATCGCTCAAAAGTGCAGCCCTTTTACGATGAGCGTTACGAAAACGAAATCTTTCCAACCCGTAAGCAATACTATTTATTTCAAAGTGGAATTATCCGAAGGGCTTCAAGAGCTTCATGATGCACTTAACAATGAGGACTTCATAAAAAGTGAAAGTGAATATGCATTTGTCCCGCATATTACCATCGCTCAAGATTTATCGGATAATGAGCATTCTGATGTTTTAGGCCAATTAAGTATGCTTGACATCAGCCATGAAGAAGAGGTTAAACGAGTCCACTTGCTGTATCAACTTGAAGACGGGGCATGGACCGTTTACGAAACATTTAGATTAGGAGCTGAATGA